The following are encoded together in the Primulina tabacum isolate GXHZ01 chromosome 18, ASM2559414v2, whole genome shotgun sequence genome:
- the LOC142532811 gene encoding obtusifoliol 14-alpha demethylase, with amino-acid sequence MTVSMDVEESPPAYKQIMSVGLLLLATLVVAKFAYALIIPRSRKRLPPTVKSWPVLGGLVRFLRGPIVMLREEYPKTGSVFTLKLLNKNMTFLIGPEVSAHFFKAPESELSQQEVYQFNVPTFGPGVVFDVDYTVRQEQFRFFTEALRVNKLKSYVDQMVVEAEEYFTKWGESGEVDLKYELEHLIILTASRCLLGEEVRNQLFEDVSALFHDLDNGMLPISVIFPYLPIPAHHRRDQARKKLAEIFANIINSRRQTGKAQNDLLQCFIDSKYKNGRSTTESEVTGLLIAALFAGQHTSSITSTWSGAYLLCNPKYMSAVVDEQQKLVEKHGNKVDYDILSEMEVLYRCIKEALRLHPPLIMLLRSSHNDFSVKTREGIEYDIPKGHIVATSPAFANRLPHIFKDPDTYDPDRFGPGREEDKAAGAFSYISFGGGRHGCLGEPFAYLQIKAIWSHLLRNFELELVSPFPETDWNAMVVGVKGKVMVRYRRRELSLK; translated from the exons ATGACGGTATCCATGGATGTGGAGGAATCACCCCCCGCCTACAAGCAAATCATGAGCGTGGGGCTCCTTCTGCTGGCCACTCTTGTGGTGGCAAAATTTGCATATGCATTGATAATTCCAAGATCCAGAAAAAGGCTGCCGCCTACGGTGAAGTCATGGCCGGTGCTGGGTGGCCTGGTGCGGTTCTTGAGAGGACCGATCGTGATGCTGCGTGAGGAGTACCCTAAGACTGGGAGTGTGTTCACTCTGAAACTCCTTAACAAGAACATGACTTTCCTGATAGGGCCTGAGGTTTCTGCTCATTTCTTCAAGGCCCCAGAATCCGAACTCAGTCAGCAAGAGGTGTACCAATTCAATGTGCCTACATTTGGGCCTGGGGTCGTGTTTGATGTGGACTACACCGTTAGGCAGGAGCAGTTCAGGTTTTTCACTGAGGCTCTTAGGGTTAATAAGCTGAAAAGTTATGTCGATCAGATGGTTGTGGAGGCAGAG GAATATTTCACGAAATGGGGAGAGAGTGGTGAAGTGGATCTGAAGTATGAGTTGGAACACCTGATCATATTGACAGCGAGTAGATGTCTGTTGGGTGAAGAGGTTCGTAATCAGCTTTTTGAAGATGTTTCTGCTCTCTTTCACGATCTTGACAATGGAATGCTTCCTATCAGTGTGATATTTCCCTACCTGCCAATTCCAGCCCATCACCGTCGTGACCAAGCTCGTAAGAAGCTTGCTGAGATTTTCGCTAACATCATAAATTCTCGAAGACAAACAGGCAAGGCACAAAATGATTTGTTACAATGCTTCATAGATTCCAAGTATAAAAATGGGCGCTCTACGACTGAGTCAGAGGTTACTGGCCTGCTAATTGCTGCTCTTTTCGCTGGTCAGCACACAAGCTCCATTACTTCCACATGGTCAGGGGCGTACCTCCTCTGCAACCCAAAATACATGTCAGCTGTGGTGGATGAGCAGCAGAAATTAGTTGAGAAGCATGGGAATAAGGTTGATTATGACATTTTGTCTGAGATGGAAGTCCTATACCGTTGCATAAAGGAAGCCCTGAGACTCCACCCTCCACTTATAATGCTTCTACGTAGTTCACATAATGACTTTAGTGTGAAAACCAGAGAAGGTATCGAATACGACATTCCCAAAGGCCACATTGTAGCCACATCACCTGCCTTTGCAAACCGACTCCCACACATCTTCAAAGATCCAGACACTTATGATCCTGACAGGTTCGGGCCAGGGAGAGAGGAGGACAAGGCAGCTGGAGCTTTCTCCTACATATCTTTTGGTGGTGGGAGGCACGGTTGTCTAGGGGAGCCATTTGCATATCTGCAAATCAAAGCAATATGGAGCCATTTGCTCAGAAATTTTGAACTGGAGCTTGTTTCACCTTTTCCAGAGACAGACTGGAATGCCATGGTAGTGGGCGTGAAAGGAAAAGTTATGGTGCGGTACAGGCGCAGGGAGCTTTCCCTTAAATAA
- the LOC142533249 gene encoding cytochrome b-c1 complex subunit Rieske-4, mitochondrial-like, producing the protein MLRVAGRRLSSLSWLSGRNSSAAYSARNPFAAIHPSSDDRAAFISSPPHTNSILDQIRGFSSGALAPGQEIGMTPDLPATVAAIKNPSSKIVYDEHNHERYPPGDPSKRAFAYFVLTGGRFVYASLARLLVLKFVLSMSATKDVLALASLEVDLSNIEPGATVAVKWRGKPVFIRHRTEDDINLANSVDVASLRDPQEDSVRVKNPEWLVVVGVCTHLGCIPLPNAGDFGGWFCPCHGSHYDISGRIRKGPAPFNLEVPTYSFLEENKLLVG; encoded by the exons ATGTTGAGAGTAGCGGGGCGGAGGCTGTCATCTCTTTCATGGCTGTCTGGTCGGAATTCTTCGGCCGCCTACTCGGCCCGAAACCCTTTCGCCGCCATCCATCCATCTTCCGATGATCGCGCAGCATTCATTTCCTCGCCTCCTCATACCAATTCAATTCTGGATCAAATCAGAG GATTTTCATCTGGTGCCCTTGCACCTGGACAGGAGATTGGTATGACTCCAGATCTCCCAGCTACAGTGGCTGCAATAAAGAATCCCAGTTCAAAGATTGTGTACGATGAGCACAATCATGAGCGGTATCCACCTGGCGATCCCAGCAAACGTGCATTTGCATACTTTGTTTTGACTGGTGGCAGGTTTGTGTATGCATCACTGGCCCGTCTCCTAGTCCTCAAATTTGTTTTGAGCATGTCTGCAACTAAAGATGTCCTCGCTCTTGCTTCGCTTGAGGTGGATCTATCCAACATTGAACCTGGGGCTACTGTTGCCGTGAAGTGGCGTGGGAAGCCAGTTTTCATTAGGCATCGAACTGAAGATGACATCAATTTGGCTAACAGTGTTGATGTTGCATCTCTTCGTGATCCGCAAGAGGATTCTGTGAGGGTCAAGAATCCAGAATGGCTTGTGGTGGTTGGGGTGTGTACCCATCTGGGGTGCATTCCCTTGCCGAATGCTGGTGACTTTGGTGGTTGGTTTTGCCCTTGCCATGGATCCCACTATGACATCTCCGGCAGGATTCGCAAAGGACCCGCACCATTCAACCTAGAGGTTCCCACTTATAGCTTCTTGGAAGAGAACAAGCTATTGGTTGGCTGA
- the LOC142533520 gene encoding E3 ubiquitin-protein ligase ORTHRUS 2-like — MADPSDLPCDADGMCMVCKQKALESETITCKTCVTPWHATCLSAPPKALADVAQWDCPDCSGISQPAAKSAADAGGLVEKVRAIETDASLTDHQKAKLRQQLLGGGGGADEQKQRTTESGGVLEILGDKFNCSICMQLLERPVSTPCGHNFCLKCFQKWVGQQQKKTCAICRKAIPPKMAMEPRINSAMVMAIRMAKLSQSGFSVGTMKVHHFIHNQDRPDKAFTTERAQKSGKANACSGKIFVTIPLDHFGPITAENDPGRNLGVMVGETWEDRMECRQWGAHFPHVAGISGQSDHGAQSVALSGGYEDDEDCGDWFLYTGSGGRDLSGNKRTAKNQSFDQKFAKQNEALRVSCRQGYPVRVVRSHKEKRSSYAPQEGVRYDGIYRIEKCWRKAGIQGFKVCRYLFVRCDNEPAPWTSDNQGDRLRPLPHVPELKDATDITERKGSPAWDYDEENGQWMWKKPPPESRRTPGDDGDGKSSKKRKRPSRNGSVKERLLKEFMCLICRKVMVLPLTTPCAHNFCKACLEGAFAGQSFVKQRTCEGRRTLRAQKNIMKCPSCTNDLSDFLQNPQVNRELMNVIESLQKEEEALEAKDIEDDADSESDEESNRDKATQGNNIPAENDEKVVVDDSAAH; from the exons ATGGCGGATCCCAGCGACCTCCCCTGCGATGCCGATGGAATGTGCATGGTCTGCAAGCAAAAGGCCCTGGAAAGCGAAACCATCACTTGCAAGACGTGCGTCACCCCCTGGCACGCCACCTGTCTCAGCGCCCCGCCAAAAGCTCTGGCCGATGTCGCCCAGTGGGACTGCCCCGATTGCTCCGGCATCTCTCAGCCCGCTGCCAAATCCGCTGCTGACGCTGGAGGGCTTGTGGAAAAGGTTCGGGCCATCGAGACTGATGCTTCGCTGACCGACCATCAGAAGGCAAAGCTGCGCCAACAACTGTTGGGCGGCGGCGGAGGCGCCGATGAGCAGAAGCAGAGGACGACGGAGAGCGGAGGTGTTTTGGAGATTTTGGGGGATAAGTTCAATTGCTCCATTTGCATGCAGCTTCTCGAGAGGCCCGTCTCC ACTCCATGCGGCCACAACTTCTGCTTGAAATGCTTCCAAAAATGGGTAGGGCAGCAGCAGAAGAAAACTTGTGCTATCTGTCGCAAGGCAATTCCGCCCAAGATGGCGATGGAACCTCGAATAAACTCTGCAATGGTTATGGCCATTCGAATGGCTAAACTTTCCCAGTCTGGTTTTTCTGTTGGCACGATGAAGGTCCACCATTTTATTCACAACCAAGATCGTCCTGACAAAGCATTTACCACTGAGCGAGCACAAAAATCTGGAAAGGCTAATGCCTGCAGTGGGAAGATTTTTGTCACAATTCCTCTGGATCATTTTGGTCCAATTACAGCAGAGAATGATCCGGGAAGAAATTTGGGTGTTATGGTCGGAGAGACTTGGGAAGACAGGATGGAATGCAGGCAATGGGGGGCTCATTTTCCCCATGTTGCAGGTATTTCAGGCCAGTCAGATCATGGGGCTCAGTCTGTTGCATTATCTGGGGGTTATGAAGATGATGAGGACTGTGGTGATTGGTTCCTCTACACGGGAAG TGGTGGGCGTGACCTCAGTGGGAATAAAAGGACAGCAAAAAATCAGTCATTTGACCAAAAGTTTGCGAAGCAAAATGAAGCCTTGCGAGTCAGTTGTCGTCAGGGATATCCTGTTCGAGTAGTAag GTCTCATAAGGAGAAACGCTCTTCTTATGCACCGCAAGAAGGTGTGCGTTATGATGGGATTTACAGGATTGAAAAGTGCTGGCGCAAAGCTGGAATTCAA GGATTTAAGGTTTGTCGATATCTATTTGTTCGTTGTGATAATGAACCTGCACCATGGACAAG TGACAATCAAGGTGACCGTCTGAGGCCACTACCTCATGTCCCAGAGTTGAAGGATGCTACTGATATTACTGAAAGGAAAGGGAGTCCTGCCTGGGATTATGAT GAGGAAAATGGCCAATGGATGTGGAAAAAACCTCCACCAGAAAGTCGAAGAACCCCAGGTGATGATGGTGATGGTAAGAgttcaaagaaaagaaaacgtcCAAGCCGAAATGGGTCTGTAAAAGAAAGGCTTTTGAAAG AATTCATGTGCCTCATCTGTCGGAAAGTCATGGTTCTACCGCTCACTACACCTTGTGCTCATAATTTCTGCAAGGCATGCTTAGAGGGTGCATTTGCTGGGCAATCCTTTGTAAAACAGAGGACATGCGAGGGGAGGAGGACATTAAGAGCACAGAAGAATATTATGAAATGCCCATCTTGCACAAATGATTTATCTGACTTCCTTCAGAATCCACAG GTGAACAGGGAGTTGATGAATGTGATTGAATCACTGCAGAAGGAGGAAGAAGCGTTGGAGGCTAAAGATATCGAGGATGATGCAGACAGCGAAAGTGATGAAGAAAGCAACAGAGATAAAGCAACCCAAGGCAACAACATTCCTGCTGAAAATGATGAGAAAGTAGTGGTTGATGATTCAGCTGCTCACTAG
- the LOC142533699 gene encoding protein MEI2-like 4: MTNHSGVPPSSFLPEETRSLHERQVGAWTMDHSPGYIGLKAGAALRAAGVASSPIENRIPLDPQGYVLPEYYLSHGRNVNLSLGKHIVSVERTASHSLPSVLDHDQRTRTIMNPESASGLVGGDKISIMGSQDENSLFSSSMSDLFSKKLILPSNHSAYGCSFGAAASHSQVEDAFVSLKELEALTIGNLLPDDDDLLSGVTDGFDSIAQFNGGENAEDLDLFSSVGGLELGEDGSLHRNYELSDVNPNTEMGASEVSQCGEHPFGEHPSRTLFVRNINSNVEDSELQMVFEQYGDIRTLYTACKHRGFVMISYYDIRAACNALKALQNKQLRHRKLDIHFSIPKENPSERDINQGTLVIFIHDSSVSNDELLEIFGVYGEIKEIRETLPRSQHKFMEFYDVRAAESVLCAWNRGDISGKRIKIEPRQPSGSKRLRQLFSSEPELAESGIPSQHHSLPNVLATGFVGSLTLGGSTSSMDNGPYSGTGGPHSPLLDNMFQSGHPSSVSYSLPSLIKVGSGNHSRTSESGHLRNHLKFELQGVTNTHPHSLPEYKGGLTNGLPPLLGSPSNMAANISARPPEILDNQQFCRVGNDGKSYELNDSFGSSGNGSGAPPGHHYMWSHSYHRQPQSSAWPNSTSFVNGIGASLPQHLHAVPRAPSHMLNALLPLNNHHVGSAPSINIWDRRHAYAGESPDTTVLHPGSLGNMRMSCNSPHPLEFVPHNIFPRAGGNCIDLPIPSQTNGLHPQHQRGMIFPARGQIIPLISSFDSPNERARSHRNEGNSSQADNKKQFELDVDRILRGEDKRTTLMIKNIPNKYTSKMLLAAIDERHRGTYDFIYLPIDFKNKCNVGYAFINMTDPSLIIPFYQTFNGKKWEKFNSEKVASLAYARIQGKAALIAHFQNSSLMNEDKRCRPILFHTEGPNAGDQVPFPMGANIRPRPSQIRATTSVENNQEILTGSVIREDVYGDVSTASGKESD; the protein is encoded by the exons GTTTGAAAGCTGGTGCCGCATTAAGAGCCGCTGGTGTTGCTTCGTCGCCTATTGAGAATAGAATCCCGTTGGATCCCCAGGGTTATGTTCTTCCTGAATATTATCTCAGTCATGGTCGAAATGTTAACCTTTCATTAGGGAAACATATAGTTTCAGTTGAAAGAACTGCCAGTCATTCCTTGCCAAGTGTTCTTGACCATGATCAAAGGACTAGAACTATTATGAATCCGGAGTCCGCATCTGGGTTGGTCGGTGGAGATAAAATAAGTATCATGGGTTCTCAGGACGAAAACAGCCTCTTTTCAAGCTCAATGTCAGATTTATTTAGTAAAAAGT TAATATTGCCTTCAAATCATTCTGCATATGGTTGCTCTTTTGGTGCCGCTGCCTCCCACTCTCAGGTAGAGGATGCTTTTGTGTCCCTTAAAGAACTTGAGGCTCTAACCATTGGTAATCTTCTTCCTGATGATGATGACTTGCTTTCTGGAGTGACTGATGGATTTGATAGCATTGCCCAATTTAATGGGGGGGAGAATGCGGAAGATCTAGACCTGTTTAGCAGTGTGGGAGGGCTGGAACTTGGAGAAGATGGCTCGTTGCATAGAAATTATGAACTTTCTGATGTAAATCCAAATACTGAAATGGGAGCATCTGAGGTTTCTCAATGTGGGGAACACCCTTTTGGGGAGCACCCTTCTAGAACACTTTTTGTGAGAAATATAAATAGCAATGTTGAAGATTCTGAATTACAAATGGTTTTTGAG CAATATGGGGACATCCGCACTTTGTATACAGCATGCAAGCATCGTGGCTTTGTTATGATCTCATATTATGATATACGAGCAGCATGCAATGCGTTGAAAGCTCTCCAAAATAAGCAATTACGGCATAGGAAGCTTGATATACATTTCTCAATTCCGAAG GAGAATCCATCAGAAAGGGATATAAATCAGGGAACTCTTGTGATTTTCATCCATGATTCTTCAGTTTCAAATGATGAACTCCTTGAAATCTTTGGAGTCTACGGTGAAATCAAGGAG ATTCGTGAAACTCTACCTAGAAGTCAGCACAAATTTATGGAGTTTTATGATGTTAGAGCTGCAGAATCCGTTCTATGTGCATGGAACAGGGGTGACATATCTGGAAAGCGGATTAAGATTGAACCTAGACAACCTAGTGGCTCTAAAAG GTTAAGGCAGCTATTTTCTTCAGAGCCCGAACTAGCAGAGTCTGGCATTCCATCGCAACACCATAGTCTTCCTAATGTCCTAGCTACTGGATTTGTTG GATCTCTGACTCTTGGAGGAAGCACATCCAGTATGGATAATGGTCCATACTCAGGAACTGGAGGTCCTCATAGTCCACTCCTGGATAACATGTTTCAATCAGGACATCCATCTAGTGTATCTTACAGCTTGCCCTCTCTAATAAAGGTTGGATCAGGAAATCATTCGCGTACTAGTGAATCTGGCCACTTGAGGAACCACCTGAAATTTGAGCTCCAGGGAGTGACAAATACTCATCCTCATTCGCTTCCAGAGTACAAGGGTGGTTTAACAAATGGGCTTCCCCCTCTCTTAGGTTCTCCAAGTAATATGGCTGCAAATATTAGTGCTCGCCCACCCGAAATTCTTGACAACCAGCAGTTTTGTAGAGTCGGTAATGATGGCAAGTCGTATGAGTTAAATGACA GTTTTGGTTCCTCTGGAAATGGCAGTGGTGCTCCACCTGGCCATCACTACATGTGGAGTCATTCTTATCACCGCCAACCTCAATCCAGTGCATGGCCTAATTCAACATCATTTGTTAATGGGATTGGTGCTTCTCTTCCTCAACATTTGCATGCAGTTCCTAGGGCACCTTCTCATATGCTGAATGCTCTTCTACCTCTTAATAATCACCATGTAGGATCGGCACCATCTATCAATATCTGGGACAGACGACATGCTTATGCTGGGGAATCACCTGATACAACTGTACTTCACCCAGGTTCACTTGGGAACATGAGAATGTCTTGTAATTCACCACATCCGTTGGAATTTGTTCCTCATAACATCTTTCCTCGTGCTGGTGGAAATTGTATAGACCTGCCAATTCCTTCCCAAACTAATGGATTGCATCCTCAACATCAGAGAGGCATGATTTTTCCTGCAAGAGGCCAAATTATTCCTCTGATTAGTTCATTTGATTCTCCCAATGAACGTGCTAGAAGCCACCGAAATGAAGGCAACTCTAGTCAAGCTGACAACAAGAAACAGTTTGAGCTCGATGTGGACCGAATTTTACGAGGAGAAGATAAGAGGACAACCCTTATGATAAAGAACATTCCTAACAA GTACACTTCAAAGATGCTTTTGGCTGCAATTGATGAACGCCATAGAGGGACTTATGATTTCATCTACTTGCCTATTGATTTTAAG AACAAATGCAATGTAGGCTATGCTTTTATAAATATGACCGATCCTTCCCTCATTATTCCTTTTTATCAG ACATTCAATGGAAAGAAATGGGAAAAGTTTAACAGTGAAAAAGTAGCATCCTTGGCATATGCTCGAATCCAGGGAAAGGCTGCCCTCATTGCGCATTTCCAGAATTCAAGCTTGATGAATGAAGACAAGAGGTGCCGTCCTATACTCTTCCATACAGAAGGTCCCAATGCTGGCGATCAG GTTCCCTTCCCTATGGGTGCTAATATTCGACCAAGACCCAGCCAGATCCGAGCCACCACCTCTGTGGAAAACAATCAAGAAATCCTAACTGGTTCTGTAATCAGGGAGGATGTCTATGGGGATGTATCAACTGCTTCAGGCAAAGAATCAGATTAA